A window of Sulfurirhabdus autotrophica contains these coding sequences:
- a CDS encoding AmpG family muropeptide MFS transporter, which translates to MTTNSESAVTRSPMDMLRTIFSGRMLVAFVMGFSCGLPLLLTGSVLQAWMREEGVDLSVIGLFALVGLPYTLKFLWAPILDRFALPLFGRRRGWLLLAQLSLMLSLLGFSFTSPSQNPWLLAFVAMMVTFFSASQDIVVDAYRREDLADRELGLGSSMYVNGYRLGMLLAGGGGLILADHMPFSVVYQLMAISVLVGVVTTLLAREPEVAEGTPKTLRSAVIDPFVEYFQRDGAIMFLAFILLYKLGDTMASAITTPFYLDLGFSKTEIGAVVKLFGFWATIAGGFIGGLFILRMGINRALWLFGFLQMASTFGFVLLAHIGHEVAAMAAVVAFENFTGGMGTAAFVGFMGALTDKRFTATQYALLSSLMGVPRVIASAPTGLMAEMMGWSGFFIFCTLIALPGLWILNRFAPLRGSKS; encoded by the coding sequence ATGACTACGAATTCTGAGTCGGCAGTTACTCGCAGCCCAATGGACATGCTGCGAACCATTTTCAGCGGGCGGATGCTGGTTGCGTTTGTGATGGGATTTTCATGTGGGCTACCCTTATTACTTACAGGGTCTGTCTTACAGGCCTGGATGCGGGAAGAAGGCGTAGACCTGAGCGTAATAGGCTTGTTTGCTTTGGTTGGATTACCTTATACGCTAAAATTTTTGTGGGCACCCATCTTAGACCGCTTCGCGTTACCATTATTCGGACGAAGGCGTGGCTGGCTTTTGCTGGCACAGTTGTCGTTAATGCTATCTTTACTGGGTTTCAGTTTTACCAGTCCCTCGCAAAATCCCTGGCTATTGGCTTTTGTGGCCATGATGGTCACTTTTTTTTCGGCGTCACAAGATATTGTGGTGGATGCCTACCGGCGTGAAGATCTGGCTGACCGTGAATTAGGGCTGGGATCATCCATGTACGTAAATGGCTATCGGCTGGGTATGTTGCTGGCAGGTGGCGGTGGGCTGATACTGGCAGACCATATGCCTTTTTCGGTGGTATATCAGCTCATGGCGATCAGTGTGCTGGTTGGTGTTGTGACAACATTGCTGGCAAGAGAACCCGAGGTAGCAGAAGGGACACCAAAAACACTGAGATCAGCCGTCATTGACCCGTTTGTAGAGTATTTTCAGCGGGATGGCGCAATCATGTTTTTAGCGTTTATTTTGCTTTATAAACTGGGTGACACCATGGCTAGCGCGATTACAACCCCGTTTTATCTTGATCTGGGGTTTTCCAAAACCGAAATTGGTGCCGTCGTAAAGTTATTTGGATTCTGGGCTACGATAGCGGGTGGTTTTATCGGGGGCCTGTTTATTCTACGTATGGGAATTAACCGTGCTTTATGGCTATTCGGATTTTTGCAAATGGCTTCTACCTTCGGTTTTGTGCTTTTGGCACACATCGGGCACGAAGTTGCTGCGATGGCAGCGGTAGTTGCTTTTGAAAATTTCACCGGTGGCATGGGAACGGCCGCATTTGTGGGGTTTATGGGGGCACTTACCGATAAACGGTTTACAGCCACGCAATATGCGTTGCTCAGTAGTTTAATGGGGGTGCCACGTGTGATTGCGTCTGCGCCAACAGGCTTAATGGCCGAAATGATGGGATGGTCTGGCTTCTTTATTTTTTGTACGCTGATTGCCTTGCCCGGCTTGTGGATTTTAAATCGCTTTGCGCCTTTACGGGGAAGTAAGTCTTGA
- a CDS encoding sulfite exporter TauE/SafE family protein, which translates to MLVETSLFAIFLVGLLGGTHCVGMCGGIVSALSMQLPGKQTNVGFLLAYNIGRISTYTIVGAIAGAAGSSVLLLKGFLPVQQLLFVLANVMLVMLGLYLAGIWHAVVYIERVGGFVWKKLQPFMGKLLPVKSIPRAFVVGTIWGWLPCGLVYSVLVSALASGNALYGAMLMLAFGLGTLPNLLAMGFFAQYLKTWLQNKYTRLAAGLLVAGFGLWGLIRFAMS; encoded by the coding sequence ATGCTAGTCGAAACGAGCCTATTTGCGATCTTTCTGGTTGGATTGTTGGGTGGTACCCATTGTGTCGGCATGTGCGGGGGAATTGTCTCTGCATTGTCCATGCAATTGCCAGGCAAGCAAACCAATGTTGGGTTTCTCCTGGCCTACAATATAGGGAGAATCTCCACTTATACCATAGTGGGCGCAATAGCAGGTGCAGCGGGGTCCAGTGTGCTGCTGTTGAAGGGCTTTCTGCCTGTGCAGCAGTTGTTGTTTGTGCTGGCGAATGTGATGTTGGTGATGCTTGGCCTTTACCTGGCAGGAATCTGGCATGCCGTGGTTTATATTGAAAGGGTTGGCGGCTTTGTCTGGAAAAAGTTGCAACCCTTTATGGGCAAATTATTACCGGTCAAGTCGATTCCCCGCGCGTTTGTTGTTGGAACTATATGGGGATGGTTACCTTGCGGTCTGGTTTATAGTGTTCTAGTGAGCGCACTGGCAAGCGGAAATGCACTGTACGGGGCTATGTTGATGCTGGCTTTCGGGCTGGGTACGCTTCCTAATTTGCTGGCTATGGGATTTTTTGCCCAGTACCTGAAAACATGGCTTCAAAATAAGTACACGCGCCTTGCAGCAGGGTTGTTGGTGGCTGGCTTTGGTTTGTGGGGACTTATTCGTTTTGCAATGAGTTAA
- a CDS encoding DUF4426 domain-containing protein: MKKRLALLALAFIASGSAFAERSQTFGDIEVHYNAISTDDLTPDVAKSYKLDRSKNRGLLTIAVLKKNKLGVGQPIKAEITASATNMSAQLSSLTLREVQEGNAIYYLGDFRVSPPDTMTFAIKVIPQGESKAHDVDFKQQYFR, from the coding sequence ATGAAAAAACGCCTTGCGCTACTTGCCTTAGCTTTCATCGCATCGGGTTCGGCATTTGCTGAACGGTCACAGACATTTGGCGACATAGAAGTGCATTACAACGCTATTTCAACAGATGATCTTACGCCGGATGTCGCTAAATCCTACAAGCTGGACCGCAGTAAAAACAGGGGATTATTAACTATAGCCGTGCTCAAGAAAAACAAGCTGGGTGTAGGCCAGCCGATTAAAGCAGAAATCACTGCCAGTGCAACCAACATGAGTGCCCAATTAAGCAGTCTCACCCTGCGAGAAGTGCAAGAAGGCAATGCCATTTATTATCTTGGGGATTTCCGCGTCAGCCCGCCAGACACCATGACTTTTGCTATCAAGGTCATACCACAAGGGGAAAGCAAGGCCCATGATGTCGATTTTAAGCAGCAGTATTTCCGCTAG
- the metW gene encoding methionine biosynthesis protein MetW, with protein MTALQSNQRADFATISQWIKPGAKVLDLGCGDGALLKYLKTTRNIRGYGVEIEDANILASVKNGVNVIQMDLEAGLSGFESHSFDYVILSQTLQAIEHTERIVREMLRVGKEGIVTFPNFGYWHHRLQVIQGRMPVSENLPYQWFDTPNIHLCTLKDFESFCHEHGVHILERTVMHEGKTINFLPNLFGNLAVYRFEQQS; from the coding sequence ATGACAGCTCTGCAAAGCAATCAACGGGCAGATTTTGCTACCATCTCGCAATGGATCAAACCCGGTGCAAAAGTTTTGGATTTAGGGTGTGGTGACGGCGCTCTGCTCAAATATCTCAAAACAACACGTAATATCCGTGGCTATGGCGTTGAAATTGAAGATGCGAACATATTGGCCAGTGTGAAAAATGGCGTCAATGTCATTCAGATGGATCTGGAGGCAGGTCTTTCCGGTTTTGAATCCCACTCATTCGATTACGTTATTCTTTCCCAAACACTTCAGGCAATTGAACATACTGAACGGATCGTGAGAGAAATGCTGCGGGTAGGCAAGGAAGGCATTGTCACCTTTCCTAATTTTGGCTACTGGCATCATCGTTTACAGGTCATACAGGGGCGCATGCCCGTTTCCGAAAACCTTCCATATCAGTGGTTTGACACGCCCAACATCCATTTGTGCACGTTGAAGGACTTTGAAAGTTTCTGCCACGAGCATGGCGTGCATATTCTGGAACGAACGGTTATGCATGAAGGCAAAACCATCAATTTTCTTCCAAACCTATTTGGCAATCTGGCTGTTTACCGCTTCGAGCAACAATCCTGA
- the metX gene encoding homoserine O-succinyltransferase MetX, producing MQDSSSIGIVTPQVAHFSTPLKLKSGAVIESYDLVYETYGTLNADKSNAILICHALSGNHHVAGYYTEHDKAPGWWDNMIGPGKPIDTDQFFVIGVNNLGGCHGSTGPASINPKTGKPFGASFPVVTVEDWVNSHALLADQLGIFQFAAVVGGSLGGMQALQWTLAFPDRVSNALVIAAAPNLTAQNIAFNDVARQAILTDPDFHGGDFYAHDVKPKRGLRLARMLGHITYLSGDVMGTKFGRLLRSGIFNYGFDVEFEIESYLRYQGDKFAGTFDANTYLLMTKALDYFDPTHHHQNGSLSDALKPATANFLVVSFTTDWRFAPERSREIVQALLDNERNVSYAEITSSHGHDAFLIVDPYYHDLVHAYMNNISLGAAK from the coding sequence ATGCAAGATTCTTCATCCATTGGCATAGTCACGCCGCAAGTGGCCCACTTCTCCACCCCTCTCAAGCTCAAAAGCGGGGCGGTGATAGAGAGTTACGACCTGGTATATGAAACCTACGGCACCCTCAACGCTGACAAATCCAACGCAATATTGATCTGCCATGCCCTTTCCGGCAATCATCACGTCGCAGGATACTATACCGAGCACGACAAAGCGCCAGGCTGGTGGGACAACATGATCGGTCCCGGCAAACCTATCGACACCGATCAGTTTTTTGTCATCGGTGTCAACAATCTGGGTGGATGCCACGGCTCAACCGGCCCGGCCAGTATCAACCCCAAAACCGGAAAACCTTTTGGCGCCAGCTTTCCGGTAGTCACAGTAGAAGACTGGGTGAATAGTCATGCACTTCTGGCCGACCAATTAGGTATTTTCCAATTTGCTGCTGTCGTGGGTGGCAGCCTGGGTGGCATGCAGGCCTTACAGTGGACCCTTGCCTTCCCGGATCGCGTAAGCAATGCGCTGGTAATCGCTGCCGCACCCAACCTGACTGCTCAAAACATTGCATTTAACGATGTTGCCCGCCAGGCCATTTTGACTGACCCTGATTTTCATGGGGGAGATTTTTACGCCCATGATGTCAAACCAAAGCGCGGCCTGCGTTTGGCCAGAATGCTGGGGCACATTACTTACTTATCTGGTGACGTAATGGGAACGAAATTCGGGCGGCTGTTGCGTTCCGGTATCTTCAATTATGGTTTTGATGTGGAATTTGAAATTGAATCCTACTTGCGCTACCAAGGCGATAAATTCGCGGGTACCTTTGATGCGAACACCTACTTGTTGATGACCAAAGCGCTCGACTATTTTGATCCCACACATCACCATCAAAATGGCAGTCTGAGCGACGCATTAAAACCCGCAACGGCTAATTTTCTGGTAGTTTCATTTACGACTGACTGGCGATTTGCACCGGAGCGTTCCCGTGAAATCGTTCAGGCACTCTTGGATAACGAACGCAACGTCAGTTACGCAGAAATCACTTCCAGCCACGGACATGACGCATTCCTGATTGTGGACCCTTACTACCATGATTTAGTGCACGCTTATATGAACAATATTTCCCTGGGAGCTGCAAAATGA
- the ptsP gene encoding phosphoenolpyruvate--protein phosphotransferase — protein sequence MSFTVHGTGVSGGIAIGYAHLVSQVALEVAHYVLPKQNIGEEVARFDAAIETTRLEMEALREHIPANAPAEFDAFLDMHLMILNDSTLCEAPKELIKSQQCNAEWALKQQMDSLLAQFEEIEDSYLRERKADVIQVVERVLKALLGHPSHANVSVSPEQSSILVAHDLSPADMILFKRHQFAAFITDVGGTTSHTAIVARSLNIPSVMALHHARQIIREQELLIVDGAQGVIIVNPDKHVLAEYKLRQNQYDLEKQKLKRLKTARATTLDGTQIELQANIELPQDITKVREAGATGIGLFRSEFLFLNRDDLPDEEEQFLAYRKVAEDMKGLPVTIRTLDLGADKQLNGATSSGTNPALGLRAIRLCLAEPQMFHTQLRAILRASHYGNVQILIPMLSNLSELYQSLHLIEHAKQNLANTNIPFNAAIKIGGMIEIPAAALAAQAFARKLDFLSIGTNDLIQYTLAIDRTDDSVAHLYDPLHPAILQLLAHTIRSADKAGIPVSVCGEMAGDATLTRLMLGLGLRIFSMHPTHLPSVKQNILKTSLPDLTILVNKMLKTDESDRMYSLLHKLNA from the coding sequence ATGAGTTTTACCGTCCACGGAACAGGTGTATCTGGCGGCATTGCAATTGGTTATGCCCATCTGGTATCTCAGGTTGCACTGGAAGTGGCTCATTACGTTCTACCCAAACAGAACATAGGGGAAGAAGTCGCACGCTTTGATGCCGCTATTGAAACTACCCGCCTGGAAATGGAAGCGCTGCGGGAACATATCCCGGCCAATGCACCTGCAGAGTTCGATGCATTTCTGGATATGCATTTGATGATTCTCAATGATTCGACCTTATGTGAAGCACCTAAAGAACTGATCAAATCCCAACAGTGCAACGCCGAGTGGGCCCTCAAGCAGCAGATGGACTCATTACTGGCACAGTTTGAGGAAATTGAAGACAGCTATCTGCGCGAACGCAAAGCTGACGTCATCCAGGTTGTAGAGCGTGTACTCAAAGCACTGCTGGGCCATCCAAGCCATGCGAACGTTTCTGTTAGCCCAGAACAAAGCAGCATTCTGGTGGCGCATGATTTAAGCCCCGCCGATATGATTCTGTTCAAACGACACCAGTTTGCCGCATTCATTACCGATGTGGGGGGTACTACTTCTCATACGGCCATTGTTGCCCGCAGTTTGAATATTCCTTCAGTCATGGCACTCCATCATGCCCGACAGATTATCCGCGAGCAAGAACTCCTCATAGTCGATGGTGCCCAGGGCGTTATCATCGTCAACCCGGACAAGCATGTACTGGCTGAGTACAAACTCAGACAAAACCAGTATGATCTGGAAAAACAGAAACTTAAACGCCTCAAAACTGCACGGGCTACAACACTTGATGGCACCCAGATTGAATTGCAGGCCAACATTGAATTGCCTCAGGACATCACCAAAGTCAGAGAGGCAGGCGCTACCGGTATTGGCTTGTTTCGTAGCGAATTTCTGTTTCTTAACCGTGATGATTTACCTGACGAAGAAGAACAGTTCCTGGCTTATCGTAAAGTAGCAGAAGACATGAAAGGTTTGCCGGTGACTATCCGCACACTGGATTTAGGCGCAGACAAGCAACTTAATGGGGCTACCAGTAGCGGTACCAATCCTGCATTGGGATTGCGAGCAATTCGGCTGTGCCTGGCAGAGCCTCAGATGTTCCATACCCAGCTGCGCGCTATTTTACGTGCATCTCATTATGGGAATGTGCAAATCCTGATTCCCATGCTGTCCAATTTATCGGAATTATACCAGTCACTACACCTTATTGAACACGCAAAACAGAATCTGGCGAATACCAATATTCCATTCAATGCTGCCATCAAGATCGGCGGGATGATTGAGATTCCGGCTGCGGCGCTTGCTGCCCAGGCATTTGCCAGGAAACTCGATTTTCTGTCTATCGGCACCAACGACCTGATCCAGTACACACTGGCAATCGACCGTACCGACGACTCAGTTGCACACCTTTATGACCCTCTGCACCCTGCCATCCTGCAGTTGCTAGCCCACACGATTCGCAGCGCTGACAAGGCTGGCATTCCGGTATCGGTCTGCGGCGAAATGGCAGGGGATGCTACGCTTACACGCTTGATGCTGGGGCTGGGGTTACGGATATTTTCCATGCATCCGACCCATTTACCTTCAGTTAAACAGAATATTCTCAAAACCAGCCTGCCAGACCTTACTATTCTGGTGAACAAAATGCTAAAAACCGACGAATCTGATCGGATGTATTCACTGCTACACAAATTAAACGCCTGA
- a CDS encoding HPr family phosphocarrier protein, producing the protein MLQQEIEIINKLGLHARASAKLTQTASRFQSEIWLSRNNKRVNAKSIMGVMMLAASKGSTIGIETTGSDEQLALSALVELIQDRFGEGE; encoded by the coding sequence ATGTTGCAACAAGAGATTGAAATAATAAACAAACTGGGGCTTCATGCCCGTGCTTCTGCAAAACTTACCCAAACAGCCAGTAGATTTCAAAGCGAGATCTGGTTGTCTCGTAACAATAAGCGCGTGAATGCAAAAAGCATCATGGGCGTCATGATGCTGGCTGCCAGCAAAGGTTCGACAATCGGGATTGAAACAACCGGTTCGGACGAACAATTGGCCTTAAGTGCGCTGGTAGAGCTGATACAAGACCGCTTCGGGGAAGGGGAATGA
- a CDS encoding PTS sugar transporter subunit IIA, whose protein sequence is MIGILIVAHGTLGESLIHCASHVMGSRPPNLMQLGVTVHDDPATILPQALELVNQLDSGDGVLIFSDIYGATPCNIICRLLNPGKVEGIAGVNLPMLVRALTYRDEPLAKLTEKALSGGHEGIINVTMEACNVATRD, encoded by the coding sequence ATGATAGGTATTTTAATCGTGGCCCATGGCACACTTGGCGAAAGCCTGATTCATTGTGCCAGCCATGTAATGGGTAGCCGCCCGCCGAATCTGATGCAACTGGGCGTCACTGTGCACGACGATCCGGCTACCATCCTTCCGCAGGCGCTGGAGTTGGTGAACCAGCTTGATTCTGGGGACGGAGTGCTCATTTTTAGCGATATTTATGGTGCGACTCCCTGCAACATAATTTGCCGTCTCCTGAACCCAGGCAAAGTGGAAGGGATAGCCGGCGTCAATCTTCCCATGTTGGTGCGAGCGCTTACATATCGCGACGAACCCTTGGCAAAATTGACTGAAAAGGCGTTAAGCGGCGGTCACGAAGGTATCATCAATGTCACTATGGAAGCATGCAATGTTGCAACAAGAGATTGA
- a CDS encoding FAD:protein FMN transferase produces the protein MLKARVSLPLWLIALFSTLIALSLAGCGKEPLYQEQGYVFGTLVEVTIYGETEDRAKQLTAQVFQDFNQMHHTLHAWKPGTLSRMNSIFAQSPAKTSIQPGMIPIIQDATRYYEQSKGLFNPAIGKLIKLWGFQNDEFVPVRPDPQEIAKLVKANPKMTDIVIENIEFYSKNPDVKLDLGGYAKGYALDMESAYLRSQGVKGALINIGGNIIALGKRGDRPWHVGIQHPRKPGPIATLDLLDGEAIGTSGDYQRYFMLDGKRYCHIIDPRTGYPAQGIQAVTIITQPGPEAGTLSDVASKPIFISGEQNWRQAANNMKVQDVMLINDKGEVIVTRAMKKRLDFLDKSMVIREAE, from the coding sequence ATGCTGAAAGCTCGCGTTTCCTTGCCTTTGTGGCTTATTGCTTTATTCTCAACCCTGATCGCCCTGTCACTTGCCGGATGTGGCAAAGAACCACTGTACCAAGAGCAGGGGTATGTTTTTGGTACACTGGTAGAAGTCACCATTTACGGGGAAACCGAGGACCGTGCCAAGCAACTTACCGCTCAGGTGTTCCAGGATTTCAACCAAATGCACCATACATTACATGCATGGAAACCTGGCACTCTCTCACGCATGAATAGCATCTTTGCGCAAAGCCCAGCCAAAACTTCTATCCAGCCAGGCATGATCCCGATCATTCAGGATGCCACTCGTTATTACGAGCAGTCCAAGGGTTTATTCAACCCGGCTATCGGCAAACTCATTAAATTATGGGGCTTTCAAAACGATGAGTTTGTCCCGGTTCGGCCTGATCCACAAGAAATTGCAAAACTGGTTAAAGCCAACCCAAAAATGACAGATATCGTCATTGAAAACATTGAATTTTACAGTAAAAATCCTGATGTTAAGCTGGATCTGGGCGGCTATGCCAAAGGGTATGCGCTGGATATGGAGTCCGCTTATTTGCGCTCGCAAGGTGTAAAAGGGGCGTTAATCAATATTGGCGGCAACATCATCGCTTTGGGCAAGCGGGGTGATCGCCCATGGCACGTAGGCATCCAGCACCCCCGCAAACCGGGCCCTATTGCCACGCTAGATTTACTGGATGGTGAAGCTATCGGTACTTCCGGTGACTACCAACGATACTTTATGCTGGACGGCAAGCGCTATTGCCATATTATTGACCCGCGTACCGGCTATCCTGCTCAAGGCATACAAGCGGTGACCATCATTACCCAACCGGGACCCGAGGCGGGAACACTTTCGGACGTTGCTTCCAAACCCATATTCATCTCGGGTGAACAAAACTGGCGTCAGGCAGCAAACAACATGAAAGTACAAGATGTCATGCTGATCAATGACAAGGGTGAAGTAATTGTGACGCGTGCCATGAAAAAAAGGCTGGATTTTCTTGATAAAAGCATGGTGATACGAGAAGCTGAATAA
- the gshB gene encoding glutathione synthase, translating into MKIAIILDPIEHIKTYKDSTFAMMKEASSRGHELFIMEQHDVVLQAGNIFGFSRKLSLNPDGDHWYTLGEPLKLPLEHFGAVLMRKDPPFDMEYIYSTYLLELSEKQGARILNKPIAIRNFNEKLSIAKFPEFTAPTLVTRRAEMIKDFLAEHQDVILKPLDGMGGSGIFRVTRNDPNLNVIIETMTHLGMRSIMAQRYIPEIVSGDKRILLINGVPVPFALARIPMKGETRGNLAAGGKGVAQPLSPRDREIAETLGPILRDEGLFLVGLDVIGDYLTEINVTSPTGMQEITAQSNFNVAGMFIDALEQSC; encoded by the coding sequence ATGAAAATCGCCATCATTCTTGACCCGATAGAGCACATCAAAACTTACAAAGACTCCACCTTTGCCATGATGAAAGAAGCTTCATCTCGTGGGCATGAGCTGTTCATCATGGAACAGCACGACGTGGTTTTGCAGGCGGGCAATATATTTGGCTTTTCTCGCAAACTCTCACTGAATCCGGATGGTGACCATTGGTACACTTTGGGAGAACCGCTTAAATTGCCCCTCGAACATTTCGGTGCGGTACTTATGCGTAAAGACCCGCCGTTTGATATGGAATACATTTACAGCACTTATTTGCTGGAACTGTCTGAGAAACAAGGAGCGCGTATATTAAACAAGCCGATTGCCATCAGAAATTTTAACGAAAAACTGTCGATCGCCAAATTTCCGGAATTCACTGCGCCTACTCTCGTCACCCGACGCGCAGAAATGATCAAGGATTTTCTGGCGGAACATCAGGATGTCATTCTCAAACCGCTGGACGGGATGGGCGGCAGCGGTATATTCCGCGTCACTCGAAATGACCCTAACCTCAATGTAATTATCGAAACCATGACCCATCTGGGCATGCGCTCCATCATGGCACAACGTTATATTCCTGAAATTGTTAGCGGTGACAAACGCATTTTGTTAATTAACGGCGTACCAGTGCCTTTTGCGCTGGCCCGTATCCCGATGAAAGGCGAAACCCGCGGCAACCTTGCTGCCGGGGGGAAAGGCGTTGCACAACCCTTATCACCAAGAGACCGTGAAATTGCCGAAACGCTCGGGCCAATACTACGCGATGAGGGTTTGTTTCTGGTGGGTTTAGACGTGATTGGTGACTATCTAACTGAAATCAATGTGACCAGCCCAACCGGTATGCAGGAAATTACCGCACAAAGTAATTTTAACGTTGCTGGTATGTTTATAGATGCGCTAGAACAATCATGCTGA
- the gshA gene encoding glutamate--cysteine ligase, whose amino-acid sequence MVPHLTTALTGPLLDLEKHILEAMPNIEHWLRTQWQDRTTPFYSSVDLRNSGFKLAPVDTNLFPGGFNNLNPDFLPLCVQAAMTAVEKICPDAQRFLLIPENHTRNMFYLQNVAGIQYILQQAGLTVRIGTLIPEITSPTDIELPDGRSLTLEPIKRVGNRLSLDGFEPCAILLNNDLSAGVPDILKNLEQPVIPPVHAGWATRHKSTHFAAYNYVADEFSKIVKIDPWLINPYFESCGKINFQERKGEDCLANYVDELLQNIGKKYQEYGIKEDPFVIVKADQGTYGMGIMTVKNADEVRSLNRKQRNKMSVVKEGQPVTEVIIQEGVYTFESINEAIAEPVVYMIDHFVVGGFYRVHTSRGKDENLNAPGMHFVPLAFDTTCSLPDRSANPDSAPNRFYTYGVVARLATLAAAIELERTDPLNAEASEESAPE is encoded by the coding sequence ATGGTACCGCATTTAACAACCGCCCTTACTGGGCCGCTACTCGATCTCGAAAAACACATTCTGGAGGCAATGCCCAATATTGAGCACTGGCTTCGCACACAATGGCAGGATCGCACTACGCCTTTTTATTCATCTGTAGATTTACGTAACAGCGGATTTAAACTGGCGCCGGTTGATACCAATCTGTTTCCAGGCGGGTTTAACAACCTTAATCCGGATTTTTTACCCCTTTGCGTGCAGGCGGCAATGACGGCCGTTGAGAAAATATGTCCTGATGCTCAACGCTTTCTGTTAATTCCAGAAAACCACACACGCAACATGTTTTACCTGCAAAATGTTGCGGGAATTCAATACATCCTGCAACAAGCTGGCCTGACAGTGCGAATCGGCACATTGATTCCAGAGATCACTTCCCCTACCGATATTGAATTGCCAGATGGCCGATCCCTCACGTTAGAGCCGATCAAACGGGTGGGAAATCGCCTGTCTCTGGATGGGTTTGAACCTTGTGCGATATTGCTGAATAATGATTTATCCGCTGGCGTACCTGACATTTTAAAGAATCTGGAACAGCCTGTGATACCACCCGTCCATGCTGGATGGGCAACCCGCCACAAATCCACCCACTTTGCCGCCTACAATTATGTCGCAGACGAGTTTTCCAAAATCGTCAAAATTGATCCCTGGCTGATCAACCCTTATTTTGAATCCTGTGGCAAAATCAATTTTCAGGAACGTAAAGGTGAAGACTGCCTGGCCAATTACGTAGACGAACTACTCCAGAATATTGGTAAAAAATATCAGGAATACGGCATCAAGGAAGATCCTTTTGTCATTGTAAAAGCTGATCAAGGCACTTACGGCATGGGTATCATGACGGTCAAAAATGCTGACGAAGTCAGAAGCCTGAACCGCAAACAGCGCAACAAAATGTCGGTGGTCAAAGAGGGGCAACCTGTCACTGAAGTCATTATCCAGGAAGGGGTATATACCTTCGAAAGCATTAATGAAGCCATCGCAGAGCCTGTGGTCTATATGATTGACCATTTTGTGGTTGGTGGCTTTTATCGTGTGCATACCAGTCGTGGCAAGGATGAAAACCTTAACGCACCTGGCATGCACTTCGTACCACTGGCATTTGATACCACTTGTTCCCTGCCGGACCGTAGCGCCAACCCTGATAGCGCTCCAAATCGTTTTTACACTTATGGCGTTGTAGCAAGGCTGGCAACCCTGGCCGCAGCAATCGAACTGGAGCGCACAGACCCGCTTAACGCAGAAGCTTCAGAAGAGTCCGCCCCAGAGTAA